From a single Armigeres subalbatus isolate Guangzhou_Male unplaced genomic scaffold, GZ_Asu_2 Contig491, whole genome shotgun sequence genomic region:
- the LOC134204269 gene encoding INO80 complex subunit C-like — MSEVKMPIFKRMNLAQTNPIAGNKKRTWKSLKQITAYERTLPWKETDVTYSSINAPPSFVPAKKYSDISGLIAPYTDPQTKLHYNNAEEFQTVRSLPMDLTAGYLALRGASSIV; from the exons ATGAGTGAAGTAAAAATGCCAATTTTCAAACGAATGAATCTGGCTCAAACGAATCCTATCGCGGGGAACAAGAAGCGAACCTGGAAGTCCCTGAAGCAGATCACAGCCTACGAGAGGACGCTCCCGTGGAAAGAAACTGATGTGACAT ATTCCTCCATCAACGCGCCACCATCGTTCGTCCCTGCCAAAAAGTATTCAGACATTTCCGGTTTGATTGCGCCCTACACCGACCCGCAAACCAAACTACACTACAACAACGCGGAAGAGTTTCAGACTGTTCGGAGTCTGCCAATGGATTTGACCGCGGGATATCTGGCACTGCGGGGTGCGAGCAGTATTGTTTGA
- the LOC134204268 gene encoding DNA-directed RNA polymerase II subunit RPB9 yields MTFDAATHDDGPGFVGIRFCQECNNMLYPKEDKENKVLLYACRNCDYKQEADSNCIYVNKIMHEIDELTHIVPDVISDPTLPRTEEHACPKCTHREAVFFQAQTRRAEEEMRLYYVCTNPGCCHRWTE; encoded by the exons ATGACTTTCGATGCCGCAACTCATGACGACGGGCCCGGATTTGTGGGCATCCGTTTCTGTCAGGAATG TAACAACATGTTGTACCcgaaagaagacaaagaaaacaAGGTGCTGCTCTATGCCTGCCGGAATTGTGACTACAAGCAGGAAGCCGACTCCAACTGTATCTACGTGAACAAAATTATGCACGAGATCGA CGAGCTGACCCACATCGTGCCGGACGTGATATCGGACCCGACGCTGCCCCGAACGGAAGAACATGCCTGTCCCAAGTGCACCCACCGGGAAGCGGTATTTTTCCAGGCACAGACACGGCGAGCCGAAGAGGAAATGAGATTGTATTATGTGTGTACCAATCCGGGATGTTGCCACCGCTGGACCGAGTAA